The sequence TTGGCAGGGGTTAACTTCTTTGTCAGGAGTTCAGAGGCAGGTAAATTTTGGATGAGGGAATGTATTTATAGATTTTTAAATCTACGGACTTTTATTTGTTGGCTTCTTTTGATGGCTTCTTTTGTTTGTTGATCTGGTCAGGTGGTTTCTATGGTCCTTATATCTTGGTTCAAAGAATTAAAAGACATTTCCAAGGCTGATGAAGTCATTGCTGGGATTTCAAGCAAATTTAGGCTATGTTTGTTGGATTTATTAACTTGCAGTAACCATGCATATCCCACAAAAGATTCTCTCCTACCTTATGCTGAACTCTCTAGAACATATAGTAAGATGCGCAATGAGGCAAGTCAATTGTATACTGCTACGGAGTCATCTGGCTTGTACAGTGATCTCTTGTCATCTATTGAAGTGGACATTCAGAGTTTGACTGCAGATGATGCTTTGAGTTTTGCATCAAAGCTTACATTTACGGGTAATGGTATTTCTGAAGTGGAATTTGATGGACGGAATCTGTTTGAGGAATTGGAGTCTCTTAAGCAGAAACTATTAACAACTTCTGGATATTTGAAATGTGTTCAGGTACCTTTTAGTTGCAAATAGAGCAAAATAGTCATAAAGCAGCTTTGTAACTTAGATCTATCATTTTTCTGTGAGCACTCATCGTTCCAGAATAATTGTTAGTTATATCTGCTCTCCCTGGAGAGTTTCCAGAGATTTTCTGACATTCAGATTGCTATTTTCTTGTGGTTTCAGAATAATTTGCATCTCACTGTCTCAGCTTTACTAGCAGCTGCAGTTGTTTGGATGTCAGAGCTTCCGGCAAAACTCAATCCAATCATTCTGCCTATAATGTCTTCCATCAAAAGAGAACAGGTATTTTGTACTCATAATCCAGAAACACCAGTAGTGTATTGAATAAGTATAAATCTTCGTGATAAGTGAAGGAGCTGTCTATTTCATTATTTCGCGATTCACTTAACACCCTGTTATTATGATTTGCCCTGAAGGAGGAAATACTTCAAAATAAGGCTGCTGAATCGTTAGCAGAGCTTATTTATCACTGCATCGGACGCAAACCCAGTCCAAATGACAAGCTTATCAAGAATTTATGTACTTTTGCATGCATGGATCCTTGTGAAACTCCCCAGGCAGGAGCTCTAAGTTCTGTTGAGTTAATTGAAGATCATGATCTATTAGCCTTTGGGAGTAGTAGCGGTAGACATAGATCAAAAGTTAATATGCTCCCTGCTGGGGAAGACCGATCAAAGGCTGAAGGTTACATTAGCAGACGGGGTTCTGAACTTGCATTGAAATATTTATGCATGAGGTTTGGTGGTTCTTTGTTTGACAAACTTCCTAAGATCTGGCATTGCCTTGTTGAGGTCCTCAAGCCTTGTAATCATGAATGCCTGACTCCAGAAGACGAAAAGCTGATTGATCAGTCTATTAATTCTGTTAAAGATCCTCAGATTTTGATAAACAATATTCAAGTAAGCATTCTGCTTTTTGTTCAATGACACAAGTAAAACTAAATCAGTTTGTTGCACAGAATCTTCAGTAACTAAAGTTAATGAAAAATCATTTCTCCTTGAGTCTTACTTGGCAAAATAGTTGCAGGTGAATGCAAAATAAACTTATCAAAAAAGCAGTAGGTTTTGCTATGCTTTGTGAGTATCACCACAAAGTACATGAAGATACTTCTGATAGTAAATATGGCATTTATTGGGACTACTTTGAAGATCCTGTGCACCTTACTTCTTATATTTTATTGTCTCCGTGTCATGTCACATGTGACTGGAATGAACCTAATGATACGTATTTGTACATGCTTGCACTATTAAGAGTCAACAACATTTTTTTATGCATTATAATGATAAATGACTGCGCAATAGGATAACTTTAATGCTGATCTCAGGTTAATTATCTTCTGTTCTTTTCTTATTCCTTTCCTTTGGTTTGTGGCAGGTGATTCGTTCTATTGCTCCTTCCTTGGAGGCATCACTCAGGCTGAAAATCCTAACTCTCTTACCATGTATTTTTAGATGTGTCAGACATTCTCATATTGCTGTAAGATTAGCTGCATCACGATGTATCACAGCAATGGCCAAGTCAATGACTTTGGATGTTATGGCGCCCCTTATTGAGAATGTTGTTCCTATGTTAGGTGATATGTCATCTGTGCATGCCAGACAAGGAGCTGGCATGCTTGTTAGTTTGCTAGTACATGGGTTGGGTTTGGAACTGGTCCCATACGCTCCTTTGTTGGTTGTCCCTCTTTTACGGTGCATGAGTGACTGTGATCACTCGGTTAGACAGAGTGTAACACATAGTTTTGCTGCCCTGGTGCCACTTCTTCCGCTAGCACGTGGTGTGTCTCCACCGGTTGGTCTGACTGACCGTTTGTCTAAAAATAAGGAGGATGCACAATTTCTGGAGCAACTAGTTGACAATTCTCATATTGATGACTTCAAACTCCCATTTGAGCTAAAAGTGACTCTTCGGAGGTAACTCCACCTTTTCTGACAATACTTGTGCTTTCTGGAgtaaatttaattaaagaagTGTAACACATGAGGATTTATTGTTGTCAGTGCAGTTGGAAGCATAGTCTTCTCTTTCAATAGCAATGATACTCTTTGGCAGGCTCAGTTTTTGATTCATAGATTTAGAAATAGTTCATATTGTCCCAGCATTTTGTTGGTCTTTTTGGTTAGGAAGGAAAAGGACCATAATTGAAGGCTTGAAGGAATCCCTTCATGATGTCTTGGAGAAGATAGTTTTTTGGGTCAGCTGTGGTTTAACAAAGACTTAATTGAATTTGATGCTACTAGAAAATTTAGTATGTCATCTAGTTACTCTATTTATTTGGGACTCTTTCAACTTTTTCAAGGGGATTTTCATCTGTATGATAAGAGAGCATATTGCCTAGGATAAGTCTTATTCcaaatattaatgtattattCTCATCTCTCAATTCTGATTTTCATTTTTGCCTGCCATCAAGACTTTCCTTTCAATGGTATATGTTGTTTTTTTTTACCGTTTTTGGTTTCCTCTTTATGTTCAGGTATCAACAAGAAGGTATAAACTGGCTAGCATTTTTAAGACGGTTTAATCTTCACGGAATTTTATGTGATGATATGGGCCTTGGTAAGACCCTTCAATCATCAGCAATTGTGGCATCTGATATAGCAGAGCATGTTGCTGCAAATAAGGGTGAGGATTTGCCACCGTCGTTAATTATATGTCCTTCAACCCTTGTTGGACACTGGGTCTACGAGATAGAGAAGTTTATTGATCCTTCTCTTTTGACAACACTTCAATACATTGGTTCTGCCCAAGAGCGATCTTCGCTGCGACCACAATTTAGCAAGCATAATGCAATTGTAACTTCATATGATGTCGTCCGGAAAGATATTGATCATCTCAAGCAGTTCTTCTGGAATTACTGCGTCCTAGATGAAGGACACATTATAAAGAACTCAAAGTCTAAAGTCACAGTTGCTGTGAAACAGATTAAGGCTAAACATCGCCTCATATTGAGTGGAACACCAATCCAGGTTTGTCATCTGATTTAAGTTCTTCTGGCAAGCATAAGTTTGTGCCGATTGCTTACAAAAAACACTTTCTGTTTGCAGAACAACGTGTTGGATCTTTGGTCTCTTTTTGACTTCCTTATGCCAGGTTTTCTTGGAACAGAAAGACAAGTATGCCATATATTTCTCACTTTTGGACACtgttttttctttgtttatcCATGGGGTTATGATTAATGGATCATGCTATTTCAGTATTTTGTAGCCTCATATGCTTGTTGACTAACACTCTTGTGCAGTATATACTaagaatttgaaataaatttatatatgctATGCATCATCTGCAATTCTAAGACTTGAGGAAATGATTGGCTGTTCATGCTTTCTAGTGCATTGGTATCCATATGGCAGAGCATGATTCTGGGGATATATCTGGGTTCTCTTGGAAATAGCATGTGAAGTTACTCGTAGTTCTAAGTGCAATTAGGTCTTGTTAATGCGGATAGCTGATATCAAGAGGATTGCCTGTGGAAATTGGAAACTGAATATATCGTAATTATTTTCCTCTTCTACCAGAGTCGTATTTAAGTGGGAAGGATATATTAGTCTCCATGTGGAAACcgtaaaattttaaatatgggATGTAGAGGTACACCTAGCATGAATTATGATTAGAAGATTGCAGCAGACcatgttgtgtgtgtgtgtgtgcgtgcgtGCTTTGATATACAAGCTCCATGAACGATGAACCCAAAGGTCGCTAGCCTTCTAGGTTGGGGATTTTGTTACCGTATCTCTGCTCTActacaaaacaaaaataaaatatttagttgGTGGTTGGTTTGTGGTCAATAGAATTAGCCAATTAGGGAATGAGAATACGTGGGTAATCATTAGTCTAAGCTTGGTGCTTCAACAATGTTTATTCTAATATAATGTGATGGACCATTTGTTTGTCATTAGTCTAAGCATGGTGCTTCAACAGTTTCAGGCCACCTATGGGAAACCTCTGTTAGCAGCCCGGGATCCCAAATGTTCAGCAAAAGATGCAGAAGCAGGGGTACTGGCAATGGAAGCATTGCACAAGCAGGTGTTTGGCTTAATTGTTAATCTTCTATTTTCTGGAACAATCTACCAGCATTTAGATGAGTTCTGAATTCGTTAACTGTTTTGTCTGGGTGGTTCTTCTCAATTATAGGTCATGCCTTTCCTTTTGCGCCGTACAAAAGATGAAGTTTTATCTGATCTGCCTGAGAAGATTATTCAGGACAGATATTGTGACTTGAGTCCTGTACAACTGAAACTATATGAGCAGTTTTCTGGTTCCCATGTTAGAAAAGAAATCTCAAATATAGTAACGGAAAATGAAGATGCAGGAGCGGCTCCTAAGGCATCTTCACATGTTTTCCAGGTATTTAGTGTTCTTGTGACAAATCTACTTAAATTTATCATGCCCTAATAACCTATATGTTCTCTGTTTCAGGCACTTCAGTATTTGTTGAAACTTTGTAGTCATCCGTTACTGGTTGTTGGTGAAAGAATTCCAGATTCACTGCTACCTGTTCTATCTGAACTTGTTCCTGCGAACTCTGATATCGCTTCAGAGCTTCATAAGCTATACCATTCTCCTAAACTTGTTGCTCTCCAGGAGATAATGGAAGAGTGCGGAATAGGTGTCGATGCTTCCAATTCTGAGGGTGCAATTACTGTTGGGCAGCACAGAGTTCTGATATTTGCACAGCATAAAGTAAAGAATTCTGTATCTCTTGTCAATGATAACTCCTCCTCCCGCATGCTGGGTTTTCTTATTTTGTAATTGTGACTCTTTATGCAGGCCCTTTTAGACATTATTGAAAAAGACTTGTTTCAAACACATATGAAAAAGTGAGTAGCACCTCCTAATTATGTGTTTATTCTTGTCAAGGCGTCCCTTTATTTCTATAGATGTCTTCATTGTGAGATATTCTGATAATGATTTAATCGCTTATGCCTGCTTCCAAGCAGTGTTACGTATTTGCGGTTGGATGGATCAGTTGAACCTGAGAAACGCTTTGAAATTGTCAAAGCTTTCAACTCTGACCCTACAATTGATGCTCTGCTGCTGACAACACATGGTAGGATCTCGTTCACTTTCTAAAGCTAAGAAAGTAACTATTTGTGACTTGAACCTTCTATTGTTGTTTTCAGTTGGTGGGCTTGGTTTGAACTTGACATCGGCTGATACCCTTGTTTTCATGGAGCATGACTGGAATCCCATGAGAGATCACCAGGTAGGGATACAGTTGGTCCTTGTTATGGCTTATATATCCTACTCATTTGAAAATATTGGATTAAGCACACACATATTTTGTATGCTTATGATGTTCCATCTACTATTACTAGTATTTTATGACAGGTTTCATAAAAGGGTTGAATGATGGTTTTTTGTGGATTGTTAATTCTCTGCTTCTTATCTTTAGAACCATCGATAGCAACAATCTAATGCTCATGTATGAAAAAGCTTGTGAATTTTGAATTACCATGTATAAAACATGAATATCGGCTTCGGCTGGTTGCGAGTGGCCATCAACAATCCCATTGTTTCTATTTCAAACCGGGCCAAAAGATAAAATAAGCCTGAATTGATTATCAACTTGACTGATATCTCTGAGCAAAAACAGGCCAACAGCTCTAGTTGGAgaaataacttataagctcggCAAattaagctcctaaacaacttataagctgtaaaaataagctccaacagcttataagctccccaaggATTGAAGAAATCCAGAAGGATCAAAATACATttcaagctctctctctctttaattttctctcactagcttataagctcaagcatccaaacactttgacaacttataagctcttgagaacttacatcttataagctcttgaaacatcttataagttgctagagcttataagctctttaaaataagcttaaccGAACATCCCCTTGCATAAGCTATTATAAATGAGAGAGAGCATTCAGGCTTTCTGATTTGATCTGAAATAGTGATGATATGACCTTGTGACACCTATTTGTCTGTGTGTTCATGAAGGAATACCAAATTTCTTGATACTGTGTCGTACCTTGTGAATTTAGAAAATGCACTTGCTATAACGTCAAGTTTTTCTCAGTGTCAttttatgaatcatgtttttgCTTGTAGTAAATAAGATAAATGCAGAACCTTCATCTGATTTTTGCAACACTTGCAGGCAATGGACAGAGCACACAGGTTAGGTCAGCGGAAAGTTGTAAATGTCCACCGCCTTATCATGCGAGGCACCTTAGAGGAGAAGGTGATGAGTCTCCAAAAGTTCAAAGTTTCAGTGGCTAATGCTGTGATAAATGCAGACAACGCGAGCATGAATACAATGAATACAGATCAGTTGCTCGATCTATTCACTTCCGCTGAAGGCCAAAAGGTATCCTGCTCAGCATTCTGTACTAGTGATATATTGCTTCGCATAATTTCCTGACTCATGAACGATCTGTTTGTTATACAGGGAGCACGAGCACCGAAATCATCAAAGGCAGGTGACGATGATGCAAAAATACTAGGCAGGGGAAAGGGACTAAAGTCAATTCTTGGCGGGCTAGAAGAACTATGGGACCAATCACAGTACACCGAAGAATACAACCTGAACCAATTTTTGGCGAAGTTGAATGGCTGAGTCGAACGCAGCGAGCTCTCGATATTTAGGAGCGGAGTATCGTCCTGACTCACGCGGCACCGGAATAAGCTGCGCAGGGTGTACAAAGTGTAAATTCTTTAAGTCGCAGCTTCAATTTTGACATTTAGGTTATAGATGTTCTCTGTGTTTTTTGTCAATTTTTTAGTTGGGTTTGGCCCATCTTAGTGCTTGCTGGGGGAAAAGCCATGAAGTAGTTTAGCTCGGGCTTTGTTGCCACCATAAGCCAATGCAAATATAGCTCAGGGGCGCTACCACATTCTGTAAATTTTGGATACTGTAAATACATTCAGATTATCCTAATTTACACTCTTTTCCCAAAAATTTTCACATTTCCGGATGTGAAAATGCTGTTGCCCCACTTTCTTTTTCCTAATTTACACACTTTCCCGAATTATTCCATtcgaggaaaaaaaaaaaatactactccctctatgccattacaaatgtcacacttttcataatgagatgtttcattacaaatgtctcattctttttttgacaatatattcacatttcttaattttcgtgccaaaagtaatgagacatttataatgggacggagagagtataaaatAATATCCTAAATAATAAAGGTATATATCTaacatatttatataaaaacacacacaaataaTAAATACTCAATTAATGATTTATAAATTtgtagtatcgaatcgaatatcatatTTGATTACTGATCGAATCAAATATTCATAATTGAATACGAATAGAATAGTTTCAATTACGAATATCAATATTTCAAATTGAATATCAAATCgagtaaaaatatttgattcatttataATTCTTATGTACAATAACTAGTAAAATTTTGCTATTATGCAGTAATATGTATAGACAGTGGCGAGAAAGGAACAACAAGGTGTGGAACAATAGATCAACCACTCCTCATGCCATCAGAAAGGTAGCTGCAGtttagtgtgcgtgtgttggccaagcggtaaggggttaatacctaaggccaaaggtcttgggttcgaatttCCTATGGCACGgccatttaatttctttatctaatattgtaaatttatcaaaaaaaaaaaaaaaggcagcTGCAGCACGTCTAGAATGGCTAGATGCACATGCACCAGCAAGGGCCGTTGCTGGAAGGGACAGACGGCTTAGCTGCGTTAGTTGGCACGACCTTCCCGATGAGTGGATGAAATGCTCTATCAATGCAGCTTTCTTTGCTTCCAAGTCGAGAACATGTGCTGCTCTTATTCTTCCAAATGTGAAAGGGGATTTTGTGGGAGCGAATGTGGTGATTATGGTGGGTTGCTTGAGAGTGGCGGAGGGGGATGCAATGTGTGTGAGGGAAGCTCTTTCTTGAATAAAGACGAGACAACTCGATCATGTGGAAATGACTGCAAATAGCAAGATGGTGGTGGACGCTTTGGAGTTTGGACTCCATGAACACTGATAGGTCTGAATTAGAATCTATCATTAAAGATTGCCGCCAGTTACTTGAGAGTATAGTGCACGTTCGTGTTTCTTATTCTAAGCGGTTGCCATTGAGGGTTGCTCATCGTTTAGCTAGAAGTGCTTGTAATTTTCCTAATGCGTATGTTTGGGATGCACCTCCGACTCATGTGGATGGTCTTCTTCATATTTCATGTGTTTGTGCTTAATAGGATCctctttttgtttttaaaaaaaataaaataattaaaagaaaaatgtaTATTGGAATAATAATCGATTATGGTCaataattatgttataattataaaaattattgtaaCTCATTGTTATCAAATAATCGTCCATTGCTAACATTTGTTGATTATAAactgaaagagaaaaaataaattgtagaAAATCATAATGAAATACGAATAACcaagcctttttttttttttttgagaaagtgAAATAACCAAGCCTTAAGTATCAACTTTTCACTTCTTTTTAATGACAATTAATTATAAACCTTATGAACaaaataattgtaaattctatttttttcaactagatttaaaagaaagaaagaaaaaacttgCATGAAATGATGAAAATATGCAATCGGGGGGAAGGCTACCTCTCCGACTCCCCTAAAACCAGTCTTTGATAGTGCATATCTTGGCCCAATCGTCTCATCGAAATTGATCTCTCTGTGAAGACGGCGTGTTGTCTGCTTCAACTTCACAATTTCAGTCAGTGATGTAAAAATCGGAAGCATTTGTCTGCCACCTCTTTTGTGTCATGTACATATTCGATGAATTGCCCCAGAGATAAAAGATGTTCAACCAAAGGCGGAATTTCATCAATCTTGCTTCCGCCGCCGCCTACTTCCACCCGTCCATCCACATTCAGGCGCGCAATCTCGTCAACGTGAAGCTCAAATGGGTAAAAGACGCCGCTCTTGATCCCGTAGTTTCTTGCGGCGTTCACCTCAAAGCTACTTGTATCCTCATCTCTCTCATAGCCTCCgcccccaatctctctctcccCATCCACCGCCTCTCCCGCCACCGCCGCCAGCTCGGCCTCCCTTCCGACCTCAAACTCTCCACCTTCATCCGTCGCTTCCCCAACATTTTCCAAGAGTTTCATCTCCCTGATTCTAGCGGTACCCCTGTTCCGTGGTACAGATTATCGCCTGAAGCGTCGGATGTTTGCTCTCAAGAACTGCGTGTTGTGTGTGAGGATTGCTACGTGGATATCTTGAACAGGCTCCGGAAACTGCTTATGCTCACGAGGGAGAGATTGCTCCCTCTGCAGACAATCGATCAGCTATGGTGGGATTTAGGGTTACCTTTCGATTTTGGGGATAAGTTTATCCGGAAGCATCCGGATTTGTTTTCGTTATGTGAAGCTGCCCGATGATCGTGTGGGATTGAAACTGCTAGTTTGGGATGATCGTTTGGCATTGTCCCATTTGGAGTCAAGGAGCTCGATTAGTTTGAGAAAGAACGAGTCTTTGATGTTTCCGATCGGATTCACAAGGGGTTTTGGGTTGAAGAAGAAGTGTATGGAGTGGTTGAATGAGTGGCAGAAGCTGCCTTACACTAGCCCGTATGCTGACGCGTCGCATTTGGATCCGAGGACGGATGTGGCCGAGAAGAGGCTTGTTGGAGTGTTTCATGAGCTTCTCCATCTCACAATACACAAGAAGATTGAGAGGAAGAATGTGAGCAACCTTCGAACGCCTCTGGCCATGCCTCAGAAGTTCACCAAGGCGTTTGAAAGGCATCCGGAGATCTTTTACATATCGAAGAAGGGCGCAACACAGACTGTTGTTCTCAGGGAGGGGTACGATCGGGGACAGCTGATTGAGAAGCACCCACTGGCTGATATTCGGGATAAGTATTCGAGCATGATGAAGAGTGGATTTTTGGATAGAAGCCGGGGAGTGTATAAGAGGGAGAGGAAGGGTTCTGAGGATGAAGTGGTGAGGGTTCCTCTTGGTGGAAGAAGAAGTAGGTTTGAGTTTGAGTTCGAGTCTGAATCAGAGGCAGATTGTAATGTGCTTTCAGAATATGAATCTGATGAAACTGGTTAGGAGTTGTAGTACTTTGCAAACTGTTTGAGCAATGGATCCTCATTTGATCTGAATATTTTATGGCATgatgcatgtgtgtgtgtgtgtgtgtgtgttttgtctGGCTGTCCTTGTATGTTAATGGTACATTGCACACAGAGTTGACCACTTCTTCTGCCTGGTATATTTTTGGAACAAGGAATCATCACCGTATGATTATTTTGATGTAAAAAGTGTTTGGATTTGGTAGGAAAGTTCTCATGATTGTCCTGTTTCTTCAAGTGAGGCTTCTGGGAAGAGAAAATATGCACCCGCCCTccaaagttttaaaaaataggAACTGCCCCTGATATTGCACTGACGTTAAATAGTTTGAAAATTTCACTATATATTTCATTGATTGTAGCATATAAAAACCGTTAGATCTTAGGAGAAACTGAACTATGATTACAAATTTACAAGTTTCACTACTGCTGATTAGAGAAACTAGAAGAGCATATACATGTTAAGAAGCTCTTATTCTGCCCTGGCATACTCTATTACTGCATATGCTAATCTATTACTGCATATGCTACATCAACTTGTGACATTTTTGCAGCTTTAGCAATTTTGGGCGTATGACACCGCTACCATGCGTGGAAATTGAAAAGCCAAAATTAGAGGAATAACGCCTGCAGTCAAGATTTTACAAGGTCAGTGAGAAGTAAAGATTTCACAAGGGATATATTGCCATTTAATTGAATATGTTGATGATGGATGAAAGCATACAGATGTTAAAAAGACCCATAACATCAagtatagaaattgattatagACTTATAGTATCTAATCTAAAAATATCTAGATTGATTGCacactaattaatagttcaagaACATGAGGCACATATGTTACCTTGAATTTGTGTCCAGGATCAATAATTTCGTTCTTTATTTCATTCTGCTACCACTCTTCTTCCTTGGGGTATGATGATGAAATGAACGTGGACTACATGTAAATTAAAACAGAGAAAAATGCATATATCAGTTAGGAAACCTCAGTTTTACACGAATGAGAGGAAAATAATGACAATTATCCAAACCTTTATCTTCTGCAAAtgaatgaaattaaattaaattaattaccCGCAACTTTGTGGAACCGACCATGAAGGTGGCTGACTTTTCCTGACATTTTCTGGTAAAGAGAGGTAACTTTTCCAGTCCTCAAGCAAGATGTTGAGATCATGAATCTTATTGTCCAAACCAGCGCAGCAATTTGCGTGCATTGTGCATACTAAATTCAAGTCTTTGCTAGGCTCACAAAACCCTCCAAAGTAAGCTGTGTCTAGAAACTTGATCTCTAATCCGATCTCCCTAATGAAAGGATTATACTTTATCTTGTTAAGTACATCCTGATCATGCTTCTTTGGATAATACTGTCGTGATTTGTACCAGAATTTATAAAACTCGATAGTCTTATTGCTTGACTTGACGTAATTGAAACCTCCATTAGGTGCATTGTTCAAGTCTGAGGGGTTCCCCCTAAAACTATCGCATGAAATCTGGAAGTCGGTATCCAGTGTAAAAATGTGGAAATGGATTTCTTAACCACATGATATCTGCATCCTGCACCATTATGAACCTCATGGCTCTTAGTCTAATACTTGATTTAACATGCATTTAAATTTGGAAATAGTAAAAAGTATATGAATGGTACGTGCACTAGTAAGAGATGGAAGATACCGTGAAAACGAAATTGTATCCCATCTCAAGAACACTTCGTAGGAAATCAACCCTTCTCCACATCATCTTTAAGTAGCCTGGAGTCATGAAATGTGcctcaccagagaagtcaaCATCTTCTGTTGTTAGATTATAGCAGTTCAACTGTGGAGTACTTAAACAGTAATCAAAAGCCTTCTTGTCCAGAGCAACGACCACCAAATGTTTAAGAAGCCCGAGTGTCTGATTCCCGATTCTGAAGCTCTTAAGAAAGAGATCAAATATTGAATCTGGTTCGATCCATGCTTCGTTTAAGGTTGTTATAATCACCGTTCTGTCAGGCATGGATGCCCTTTTCAATACATGAACTAACCCCAGCCCTCCACTCCCCTGAGAAGGCATATAGTAGAGGTGTTTCACAATTGTTATTCCCATTCATAAAAGGTAAATACTGAATACACATCAACTGTTTCCTAACAATTTGGTGGAACTACTAAATCTTTATCAGTGTCATATATTCGTAGCACATCACATAACCATTGCATGCACTATATGAAAAAGTTAAAGGCGTTTGAATTACTTACTGGAGTGGTGCAGGTTTTTGCACGACAGAAGGAGAACGAGGAGATGGATCTGGTGAGTAACTGGATAGGGCTTGTAGAGGATTGATAGAACGCGAGGCATGTGAGAGTAACCAGAGTGAACCATA comes from Salvia miltiorrhiza cultivar Shanhuang (shh) chromosome 3, IMPLAD_Smil_shh, whole genome shotgun sequence and encodes:
- the LOC131014981 gene encoding LOW QUALITY PROTEIN: protein WHAT'S THIS FACTOR 9, mitochondrial (The sequence of the model RefSeq protein was modified relative to this genomic sequence to represent the inferred CDS: deleted 1 base in 1 codon), which encodes MFNQRRNFINLASAAAYFHPSIHIQARNLVNVKLKWVKDAALDPVVSCGVHLKATCILISLIASAPNLSLPIHRLSRHRRQLGLPSDLKLSTFIRRFPNIFQEFHLPDSSGTPVPWYRLSPEASDVCSQELRVVCEDCYVDILNRLRKLLMLTRERLLPLQTIDQLWWDLGLPFDFGDKFIRKHPDLFSLVKLPDDRVGLKLLVWDDRLALSHLESRSSISLRKNESLMFPIGFTRGFGLKKKCMEWLNEWQKLPYTSPYADASHLDPRTDVAEKRLVGVFHELLHLTIHKKIERKNVSNLRTPLAMPQKFTKAFERHPEIFYISKKGATQTVVLREGYDRGQLIEKHPLADIRDKYSSMMKSGFLDRSRGVYKRERKGSEDEVVRVPLGGRRSRFEFEFESESEADCNVLSEYESDETALAILGV